A DNA window from Jaculus jaculus isolate mJacJac1 chromosome 1, mJacJac1.mat.Y.cur, whole genome shotgun sequence contains the following coding sequences:
- the Mtg1 gene encoding mitochondrial ribosome-associated GTPase 1, translating to MKLFCALCSARAARREFFPCGRDVARWFPGHMAKGLKKMQSSLKLVDCVIEVHDARIPLSGRNPLFQETLGLKPHLLVLNKMDLADLTEQQKIIHHLEGRGLKNVIFTNCIKDENIKQIIPKVTELIGYSYRYHRAQNLEYCIMVIGVPNVGKSSLINALRRQHLRIGKAARVGGEPGITRAVMSRIQVCERPLMFLLDTPGVLDPRIQSVETGLKLALCGTVLDHLVGEEAIADYLLYTLNRHKLFGYVQHYGLSNACDDVQHVLKSVAVKLGKTRKVKVLTGTGDVNVIQPNYSMAARNFLQTFRSGLLGPVMLDRDILQGLPTADMDL from the exons ATGAAGCTGTTCTGCGCTCTGTGTTCGGCCCGGGCTGCTCGGCGCGAGTTTTTCCCCTGTGGCCGCGACGTGGCGCGCTGGTTCCCGGGCCACATGGCCAAGG GGCTGAAGAAGATGCAGAGCAGTCTGAAGCTGGTGGACTGTGTCATTGAGGTTCATGACGCCCGG ATCCCACTTTCAGGTCGCAACCCTCTGTTCCAGGAGACACTTGGGCTAAAGCCTCACTTGCTTGTCCTCAACAAAATGGACTTGGCAGATCTCACAGAGCAGCAG AAAATTATCCaccacttggaaggaagaggccTAAAAAACGTCATTTTTACCAATTGTATAAAGGATGAAAACATCAAGCAG ATCATCCCGAAGGTCACAGAACTGATTGGGTACAGCTACCGCTATCACCGAGCACAG AATCTGGAGTACTGTATCATGGTGATTGGGGTCCCCAATGTGGGCAAGTCCTCCCTCATCAATGCTCTGAGGCGACAGCACCTCAGGATAG GCAAAGCTGCCAGAGTAGGTGGAGAACCAGGGATCACTAGAGCTGTGATGTCCAGAATCCAG GTTTGTGAGCGTCCACTGATGTTCCTGCTGGATACCCCGGGAGTGCTGGATCCTCGGATCCAAAGTGTGGAAACAGGCCTGAAGTTGGCCCTCTGTG GAACTGTGTTGGACCACCTAGTTGGGGAAGAGGCCATAGCTGACTACCTCCTCTATACCCTCAATAGGCACAAGCTGTTTGG GTATGTGCAGCACTATGGCCTGTCCAATGCCTGTGATGATGTACAGCATGTGCTGAAGAGTGTGGCTGTGAAGCTAGGGAAGACGCGGAAGGTGAAAGTGCTTACAGGCACAG GTGACGTTAATGTTATCCAGCCCAATTACTCCATGGCAGCCCGCAACTTCCTCCAGACCTTCCGCAGTGGGCTTTTGGGCCCAGTGATGCTTGACCGTGACATTCTTCAGGGCCTTCCTACTGCTGACATGGACCTCTGA